One genomic window of Actinoplanes lobatus includes the following:
- a CDS encoding LppU/SCO3897 family protein, whose protein sequence is MTSEGQNAGQPAEATSGGPTSGGFPHDSDGQRIAGRASAAQSPAEGFPNSYGPPPVSTPGGGSPFVVPAVSTFGAGAGQGGTSYGSARVPQPDGDEQPQRGSASPYGSVSPESPYGPASGTYGARPDGSPWAPSGAEPAAPGSAASFGSAPGSPDSFGSAPGSAASFGSAAAFPPAGRAAQASASVPPPAAPAADNPAGGAPLKLSASGLPTRTPGATAPEDGGLGHTPFSAFGDQPIRVPGASLGDLPDGSRSGQAGSVAGQAGSGSALGSAGSAPGSASSAPGPAGFTAGPAQNSWMQSARPAETSTDPASARPASDSFPSRRGNSGGFPLRAPAGPQVETDNGSTPGLDLPIRSQQPFGGAQSEAPAGDPAGGSGFPQRIPGAGLSSGGTVPAAGMHSAPSATDPLNSLAGPDQRGSFPGSGPELRAPFPEPEGPNSLPPFPGPGLHGSQGADPRGSFPGTESRAAFPGADASFPAADSRAALPGADAPFPGADSRVAFPGADASFPADDRNGSVAGADAEANASLSQGDSQNASSAVPQPRDPGLKPVVGSARPVTASASVPGVRVTPPEAGELPPPSPAPQARVYGRPAPVAEPETGSDEAQSGGYSATPFSPAAASPYGGDGPEGSFGGFTPGQQPESPFGVANDFGLPQQDESPSSGFPLTRPQTENGYGLPTQDESPSGGYGLPPQSESGYGRPQPGDGPSGGYGLAQPGDGSSGGYGLAQPGDGSSGGYGLAQPGDGSSDGFGRPQPGDGPSGVYGLAQQGESSSDGFGQPQPSDSISGGYAPQNDGGFGLPQPSDGASGGYAPQNDGGFGLPQRGADDRGPSGRASIPPPSRPDGEAPSDGFPPSSRDGIGGPAGDGFGGFPPAPGDGPGAPGVAPQSPARATARATASARVSPPEAMGSASPYSMPGSPQFPGQGGSGMPGSPQFPGPGGPAMPGSSQGPGQNDSAMPGSPFPGAGDSTMPGSPFPGAGDSTMPGSPFSGAGTPGTPQFPGQGGSPYPGAGEPTMPGSPQFPGANGPGMPGSSAFGAPYSDLTTDIAGRGNAPSGLPDQYNEHTTDVSGRGNSPYVPAPALPPLPGEQPGGGAYPNSPAARATVTPPGPEDTTSWPGPAEEQGRFDQFKATEAAPPPAKPNVKTVPVALAVVLGAAILLASVFGLVYLISGMGDEEFKVAQGECVKREGSSPVVAPCSEAGTFEVVSIVNAKGQCADATQPYIVVPKDNGDQVLCLKAN, encoded by the coding sequence ATGACGTCCGAGGGGCAGAACGCCGGTCAGCCGGCCGAGGCCACGTCGGGCGGACCCACGTCGGGCGGGTTCCCGCACGATTCCGACGGTCAGCGGATCGCCGGCCGGGCCTCGGCGGCCCAGTCGCCCGCTGAGGGCTTCCCCAATTCCTACGGTCCGCCGCCGGTCAGCACCCCCGGTGGGGGCTCGCCGTTCGTCGTGCCGGCCGTGTCCACCTTCGGCGCCGGCGCCGGCCAGGGCGGCACCTCCTACGGTTCCGCCCGCGTGCCGCAGCCCGACGGTGACGAGCAGCCACAGCGTGGGAGCGCCTCGCCGTACGGGTCGGTGTCGCCCGAATCGCCGTACGGTCCCGCCTCCGGCACCTACGGGGCCCGGCCTGACGGTTCGCCCTGGGCGCCGTCCGGTGCCGAGCCCGCAGCGCCCGGCTCCGCGGCCTCCTTCGGTTCCGCGCCCGGCTCACCGGACTCGTTCGGTTCCGCGCCCGGCTCCGCGGCCTCCTTCGGTTCCGCGGCCGCGTTCCCGCCCGCCGGCCGGGCCGCGCAAGCCTCCGCGTCGGTGCCGCCGCCCGCCGCGCCCGCCGCCGACAATCCGGCCGGTGGCGCCCCGCTGAAGCTCAGCGCCAGCGGACTGCCCACCCGGACGCCCGGTGCGACCGCGCCCGAGGACGGTGGCCTCGGCCATACCCCGTTCTCCGCCTTCGGCGACCAGCCGATCCGCGTGCCCGGCGCCAGCCTCGGCGATCTTCCCGACGGTTCCAGGTCCGGCCAGGCGGGTTCCGTCGCCGGCCAGGCAGGCTCCGGCTCCGCGCTCGGGTCAGCGGGCTCCGCGCCCGGCTCGGCGAGCTCCGCGCCCGGTCCGGCGGGTTTCACAGCCGGACCCGCGCAGAACAGCTGGATGCAGAGCGCCCGGCCCGCAGAGACCTCGACCGATCCGGCCTCGGCCCGCCCGGCCTCCGACAGCTTCCCGTCCCGGCGTGGCAACAGCGGCGGCTTCCCGCTGCGTGCCCCGGCCGGTCCGCAGGTGGAGACCGACAACGGCTCCACGCCCGGCCTCGACCTGCCGATCCGCAGCCAGCAGCCGTTCGGCGGCGCCCAGTCCGAGGCGCCCGCCGGCGACCCGGCCGGCGGTTCCGGCTTCCCGCAGCGCATCCCCGGCGCGGGGCTCTCCTCCGGCGGCACCGTACCGGCGGCCGGCATGCACAGCGCCCCGTCCGCGACGGACCCGCTCAACTCGCTCGCCGGGCCGGACCAGCGTGGTTCGTTCCCAGGATCCGGTCCGGAGTTGCGTGCTCCGTTCCCGGAGCCCGAGGGACCCAACTCCCTTCCGCCCTTCCCCGGGCCCGGCCTTCACGGCTCGCAGGGCGCTGACCCGCGCGGTTCCTTCCCGGGGACCGAATCCCGTGCCGCGTTCCCCGGTGCCGACGCCTCCTTCCCGGCGGCTGACTCCCGTGCCGCATTACCCGGTGCCGACGCCCCCTTCCCGGGCGCCGACTCCCGCGTCGCGTTCCCTGGCGCCGACGCCTCCTTCCCCGCAGACGACCGGAACGGTTCTGTGGCGGGTGCCGACGCGGAGGCGAACGCCTCGCTGTCGCAGGGGGATTCGCAGAACGCCTCGTCCGCGGTGCCGCAGCCGCGCGACCCGGGTCTGAAGCCCGTGGTCGGGTCGGCCCGGCCGGTCACGGCCAGCGCTTCGGTGCCCGGTGTCCGGGTCACCCCGCCGGAGGCCGGCGAGCTTCCGCCGCCCAGCCCGGCCCCGCAGGCCCGGGTCTACGGTCGCCCGGCGCCGGTGGCCGAACCGGAAACCGGTTCGGACGAGGCGCAGTCCGGCGGTTACAGCGCGACTCCGTTCTCTCCGGCCGCGGCTTCGCCGTATGGCGGTGACGGCCCGGAAGGCTCCTTCGGCGGCTTCACTCCGGGCCAGCAGCCGGAGAGCCCGTTCGGCGTGGCCAACGACTTCGGTCTGCCCCAGCAGGACGAAAGCCCGTCCAGCGGGTTCCCTCTGACCCGGCCGCAGACCGAGAACGGCTACGGCCTGCCCACGCAGGACGAAAGCCCTTCGGGCGGTTACGGCCTGCCGCCACAGAGCGAAAGCGGTTACGGCCGGCCTCAGCCGGGCGACGGCCCCTCAGGCGGTTACGGCCTTGCCCAGCCGGGTGACGGCTCGTCTGGCGGTTACGGCCTTGCCCAGCCGGGTGACGGCTCGTCTGGCGGTTACGGCCTTGCCCAGCCCGGCGACGGCTCGTCCGACGGCTTTGGGCGACCCCAGCCGGGCGACGGTCCCTCGGGCGTCTATGGCCTGGCCCAGCAGGGCGAAAGCTCCTCTGACGGCTTCGGCCAGCCCCAGCCCAGCGACAGCATCTCGGGCGGTTACGCACCGCAGAACGACGGTGGCTTCGGGCTGCCGCAGCCGAGCGACGGTGCCTCGGGCGGTTACGCACCGCAGAACGACGGCGGCTTCGGACTGCCCCAGCGTGGCGCCGACGATCGTGGCCCGAGTGGGCGCGCTTCTATCCCGCCGCCGTCGCGGCCGGACGGCGAAGCCCCGTCGGACGGATTCCCCCCGAGCAGCCGGGACGGTATCGGCGGTCCGGCCGGTGACGGTTTCGGTGGCTTCCCGCCGGCGCCCGGTGACGGCCCCGGCGCTCCCGGTGTCGCTCCGCAGTCCCCGGCTCGGGCAACCGCCCGGGCAACGGCCAGCGCGCGGGTCTCGCCGCCGGAGGCTATGGGCAGCGCTTCGCCGTACTCGATGCCGGGCTCGCCACAGTTCCCCGGCCAGGGCGGTTCTGGGATGCCGGGCTCCCCGCAATTCCCCGGACCGGGCGGCCCCGCGATGCCCGGGTCGTCGCAGGGCCCTGGACAGAACGACTCGGCCATGCCGGGCTCCCCGTTCCCAGGAGCGGGCGATTCCACCATGCCGGGTTCCCCGTTCCCAGGAGCGGGCGACTCGACCATGCCCGGCTCCCCGTTCTCCGGAGCAGGCACGCCCGGAACGCCGCAGTTCCCGGGACAGGGCGGGTCCCCCTACCCGGGGGCAGGCGAGCCCACCATGCCGGGGTCCCCGCAGTTCCCGGGCGCGAACGGTCCCGGAATGCCCGGATCGTCGGCGTTCGGTGCGCCGTACAGCGACCTCACCACCGACATCGCCGGCCGGGGCAACGCTCCGAGCGGCCTGCCGGACCAGTACAACGAGCACACCACGGACGTGTCCGGCCGAGGTAACTCGCCGTACGTTCCGGCGCCCGCGCTGCCGCCACTCCCCGGTGAGCAGCCCGGCGGCGGGGCCTACCCGAACAGCCCGGCAGCCCGCGCCACGGTGACGCCGCCCGGCCCGGAGGACACCACCAGCTGGCCCGGACCCGCCGAAGAGCAGGGCCGATTCGACCAGTTCAAGGCCACCGAGGCCGCACCCCCGCCCGCCAAGCCGAACGTCAAGACCGTGCCGGTGGCCCTCGCCGTAGTACTCGGCGCCGCGATCCTGCTCGCGTCGGTGTTCGGCCTGGTCTACCTGATCTCGGGCATGGGCGACGAGGAGTTCAAGGTCGCCCAGGGCGAATGCGTCAAGCGCGAGGGCAGCAGCCCCGTGGTGGCCCCCTGCTCGGAGGCGGGCACGTTCGAGGTCGTCTCGATCGTCAACGCCAAGGGCCAGTGCGCCGACGCCACCCAGCCCTACATCGTCGTCCCCAAGGACAACGGCGACCAGGTCCTGTGCCTGAAAGCTAATTGA
- a CDS encoding dihydrolipoamide acetyltransferase family protein, which produces MSRIKEFNLPDLGEGLTEGEILAWLVKVGDEIELNQPIVEVETAKAAVEIPAKWGGVVTRIFHEAGTVVEVGKPIIAIDTQPGSPLPSSPPPAPASSPAPASSPAADEAEAGLIGGPAPGGRTAVLVGYGPRTTSATRRPRIGTPVAPTTATTPTPPPAAAEVRPAEPVGPAVVRTGPVLAKPPVRKLARDLGVDLTTVTGTGPLGSVTRDDVHLAVSQPSIPAPVVVEGSREQRIPIKGVRKLTAENMVASAFTAPHVTEFLTVDVTRSMKALEKLRKRPEFEGARISPLLLVAKAVLLAVKRHPMVNSSWSGATGEIVVKDYVNLGIAAATERGLIVPNVKDAGRLTLRELAEALNELVRTAKSGKTPPADMSGGTLSITNVGVFGIDTGTPILPPGESAILAFGAIRPTPWVHKGKIRIREVTTLGLSFDHRIIDGELGSRFLRDIGAFLEDPEATLLSWT; this is translated from the coding sequence ATGTCGCGGATCAAGGAGTTCAACCTGCCCGACCTCGGTGAAGGACTGACCGAGGGCGAGATCCTGGCCTGGCTGGTCAAGGTCGGCGACGAGATCGAGCTGAACCAGCCGATCGTCGAGGTCGAGACCGCCAAGGCGGCCGTCGAGATCCCCGCCAAATGGGGCGGCGTGGTCACCCGGATCTTCCACGAGGCCGGGACGGTCGTGGAGGTCGGAAAGCCGATCATCGCCATCGACACGCAGCCCGGCTCGCCGCTTCCGTCTTCCCCGCCGCCGGCTCCGGCTTCCTCGCCGGCGCCGGCTTCCTCGCCCGCCGCCGACGAGGCCGAGGCCGGCCTCATCGGCGGACCGGCACCTGGCGGGCGCACGGCTGTGCTCGTCGGTTACGGCCCGCGGACCACCAGCGCCACAAGACGACCCCGCATCGGTACGCCCGTCGCGCCCACGACCGCGACCACGCCCACCCCGCCTCCGGCGGCTGCCGAGGTCCGTCCGGCCGAACCCGTAGGCCCGGCGGTCGTCCGCACCGGTCCCGTACTGGCCAAGCCCCCGGTGCGGAAGCTGGCCCGAGACCTCGGCGTCGACCTGACCACGGTCACCGGCACCGGGCCGCTGGGTTCGGTGACGCGGGACGACGTACATCTGGCGGTTTCCCAGCCGTCGATCCCGGCTCCCGTGGTCGTCGAGGGCTCCCGGGAGCAGCGCATCCCGATCAAGGGCGTGCGGAAGCTGACCGCGGAGAACATGGTCGCGTCCGCGTTCACCGCGCCGCACGTCACGGAGTTCCTGACCGTCGACGTGACCCGCTCGATGAAAGCGTTGGAGAAGCTGCGGAAGCGTCCCGAGTTCGAGGGCGCCCGGATCTCGCCGCTGCTGCTGGTGGCGAAGGCCGTGCTGCTCGCGGTCAAACGGCACCCGATGGTCAACTCGTCCTGGTCCGGGGCGACCGGCGAGATCGTGGTCAAGGACTACGTGAACCTCGGCATCGCCGCGGCGACCGAGCGCGGGCTGATCGTCCCGAACGTCAAGGACGCCGGCCGGCTCACCCTGCGCGAGCTCGCCGAAGCGCTGAACGAGCTGGTCCGGACCGCGAAGTCGGGGAAGACACCCCCGGCCGACATGTCCGGCGGCACCCTCTCGATCACCAACGTGGGGGTGTTCGGCATCGACACCGGGACGCCGATCCTGCCGCCCGGCGAGTCGGCGATCCTGGCGTTCGGCGCGATCCGGCCGACGCCGTGGGTGCACAAGGGCAAGATCCGGATCCGCGAGGTGACCACGCTGGGGCTCTCCTTCGACCACCGGATCATCGACGGCGAGCTGGGATCCCGGTTCCTGCGCGACATCGGCGCCTTCCTTGAGGACCCGGAGGCGACGCTGCTCAGTTGGACCTAG
- a CDS encoding alpha-ketoacid dehydrogenase subunit beta — translation MITLGKALNHGLRRALEDDPKVVIMGEDVGKLGGVFRITDALQKDFGEDRVIDTPLAEAGIIGTAVGLAIRGYRPVCEIQFDGFVFPAYNQIVAQVAKMHYRSKGKVRLPLVIRIPFGGGIGAVEHHSESPEAYFAHTPGLKVVTCANPADAYTMIQQAIASDDPVIFFEPKRRYWEKGEVDLDAPLSGAFPLHSARVARPGTDATVLAYGPMVRVALDAATAAAEDGRELEVIDLRSLSPIDYPVIFESVRRTGRAIVVHEAPGNAGLGAEIAARITEECFYSLEAPVLRVTGYDIPYPAARIEEEYLPDLDRVLDAVDRSFGW, via the coding sequence ATGATCACCCTGGGTAAAGCGCTCAACCACGGACTCCGCCGCGCGCTCGAGGACGACCCCAAGGTCGTCATCATGGGCGAGGACGTCGGCAAGCTCGGCGGCGTCTTCCGGATCACCGACGCCCTCCAGAAGGACTTCGGCGAGGACCGGGTCATCGACACCCCGCTGGCCGAGGCCGGCATCATCGGGACCGCGGTCGGCCTGGCCATCCGCGGCTACCGGCCGGTCTGCGAGATCCAGTTCGACGGGTTCGTGTTCCCGGCGTACAACCAGATCGTCGCCCAGGTGGCGAAGATGCACTACCGCTCCAAGGGCAAGGTGCGGCTACCGCTCGTCATCCGGATCCCGTTCGGCGGTGGCATCGGCGCGGTCGAGCACCACTCCGAGTCGCCCGAGGCGTACTTCGCGCACACCCCCGGCCTCAAGGTGGTGACCTGCGCCAACCCGGCGGACGCGTACACGATGATCCAGCAGGCGATCGCCTCGGACGACCCGGTGATCTTCTTCGAGCCGAAGCGGCGGTACTGGGAGAAGGGTGAGGTCGACCTCGACGCGCCGCTGAGCGGGGCGTTCCCGCTGCACTCGGCGCGGGTGGCCCGGCCCGGTACGGACGCGACGGTGCTCGCGTACGGGCCGATGGTCCGGGTGGCGCTCGACGCCGCCACGGCCGCCGCCGAGGACGGACGGGAACTGGAGGTCATCGACCTGCGCTCGCTCTCCCCCATCGACTACCCGGTGATCTTCGAGTCGGTCCGGCGGACCGGCCGGGCGATCGTCGTCCACGAGGCGCCCGGCAACGCGGGTCTCGGCGCCGAGATCGCGGCCCGGATCACCGAGGAGTGCTTCTACTCACTGGAGGCACCGGTGCTGCGGGTGACCGGTTACGACATTCCGTACCCGGCGGCCCGCATCGAGGAGGAGTACCTCCCCGACCTGGACCGGGTGCTGGACGCCGTCGACCGTTCCTTCGGCTGGTGA
- the pdhA gene encoding pyruvate dehydrogenase (acetyl-transferring) E1 component subunit alpha, protein MAKGESVAGSDIPAGGFVQLLTPDGERVDTVTTADGTTYSVDFTDEEYRGLYRDLVTVRRLDSEAVALQRQGELGIWASLLGQEAAQVGSGRALRPQDMAFPTYREHGVLYCRGIDPIMPFGLFRGVDQGGWDPNEFKFNTYTIVIGSQTLHATGYAMGVTMDGKTGSADGEAVIAYFGDGATSQGEVNESFVWSGVFNAPIVFFCQNNQYAISEPLERQTRVPLYQRAGGYGFPGIRVDGNDVLATYAVTRAALDNARNGQGPTLIEAYTYRMGAHTSSDDPTRYRNGSEVEAWKAKDPISRLKAFLSKQKIAKKDFFAEVDAEANRQALDLRERVLEMPDPQPVTLFDNVYPNGSPEIDAQRTAFAEYQASFEGSAH, encoded by the coding sequence ATGGCGAAAGGCGAGAGCGTGGCCGGCAGCGACATTCCGGCCGGCGGCTTCGTCCAACTGCTGACCCCCGACGGGGAGCGCGTCGACACCGTCACCACGGCTGACGGCACGACGTACTCCGTCGACTTCACCGACGAGGAGTACCGCGGTCTCTACCGGGACCTGGTTACGGTCCGGCGTCTCGACAGCGAGGCGGTCGCCCTGCAGCGGCAGGGTGAGCTGGGCATCTGGGCCAGTCTGCTCGGGCAGGAGGCGGCACAGGTCGGCTCCGGGCGGGCGCTGCGCCCCCAGGACATGGCCTTCCCCACCTACCGCGAGCACGGTGTCCTCTACTGCCGCGGCATCGACCCGATCATGCCGTTCGGCCTGTTCCGGGGCGTGGACCAGGGCGGTTGGGATCCGAACGAGTTCAAGTTCAACACCTACACGATCGTGATCGGCTCGCAGACGCTGCACGCGACCGGCTACGCCATGGGCGTCACCATGGACGGCAAGACCGGTTCGGCCGACGGCGAAGCGGTGATCGCCTACTTCGGCGACGGCGCGACCAGCCAGGGCGAGGTCAACGAGTCGTTCGTGTGGTCCGGCGTCTTCAACGCGCCGATCGTCTTCTTCTGCCAGAACAACCAGTACGCGATCTCCGAGCCCCTGGAGCGCCAGACCCGGGTCCCGCTGTACCAGCGGGCCGGCGGCTACGGCTTCCCCGGCATCCGGGTGGACGGCAACGACGTGCTCGCCACCTACGCGGTGACCCGGGCCGCGCTGGACAACGCGCGCAACGGCCAGGGCCCGACGCTGATCGAGGCGTACACGTACCGGATGGGGGCGCACACCAGCTCCGACGACCCGACCCGCTACCGGAACGGCAGCGAGGTCGAGGCCTGGAAGGCGAAGGACCCGATCAGCCGGCTCAAGGCCTTCCTGTCGAAGCAGAAGATCGCCAAGAAGGACTTCTTCGCCGAGGTCGACGCAGAAGCCAACCGGCAGGCCCTCGATCTACGGGAACGGGTGCTGGAGATGCCTGATCCACAACCCGTGACCCTCTTCGACAACGTCTACCCGAACGGCTCGCCGGAGATCGACGCCCAACGAACCGCCTTCGCCGAGTACCAGGCCTCGTTCGAGGGGAGCGCGCACTGA
- a CDS encoding GTPase: MNVTQRVPDKRVDGDELARRLEALSRFLRVADPYLPDSDLVTAHTLVERAGNRLSLSLDHTVVALAGSTGSGKSSLFNALARFKLSQVGVRRPTTGTAHACVWGPLEAANRLLDWVGVLPRQRFVRESALDGDDEAALHGLVLLDLPDFDSVERSHQLEVDRLLGLVDQIVWVVDPQKYGDRVLHRAYLSQFSAHSGVTIVVLNQADRLSPGDTEVVLGDLTRLLEEDGLTGTPVIASSAKQPGMLRELRSALESTVANRQAALRRLDADLDAVAGELGAMIGPPAAEDEVDRATVRQLCDSLAESAGVPGVADATAGAYRHRAAVATGWPLVRGLRRLRPDPLRRLHLEPVKTDAVSTDVVPRTSVPEADAAQRSAVGLSVRAVAARAAAPLPEVWAPALNTAARSRAADLPDALDRAVAQTDLGMERSPVWWRAVGILQWVLLATATAGLGWLVLGYILTALGLPEFDNPEVGVVPLPTLLLLGGILGGLLLWLLLRPVIEAGARRARRRAERRLRAAVTDIGRGYVVAPVREVLNAYAQAREALGVVRAE; this comes from the coding sequence ATGAACGTGACACAGAGGGTGCCCGACAAGCGGGTCGACGGCGACGAGCTGGCCCGCCGGCTGGAGGCGCTGTCCCGGTTCCTGCGGGTGGCCGACCCGTACCTTCCGGACAGCGACCTGGTCACCGCACACACGCTGGTGGAACGGGCCGGCAACCGGCTCTCGCTCTCGCTCGACCACACCGTGGTGGCGCTCGCCGGCAGCACCGGCAGCGGCAAGTCGAGCCTGTTCAACGCGCTGGCCCGGTTCAAGCTCTCCCAGGTGGGGGTGCGGCGGCCGACCACCGGCACGGCGCACGCCTGCGTGTGGGGGCCGCTGGAGGCGGCGAACCGTCTGCTCGACTGGGTCGGCGTGCTGCCCCGGCAGCGGTTCGTCCGGGAGAGCGCGCTGGACGGCGACGACGAGGCGGCGCTGCACGGGCTGGTCCTGCTCGACCTGCCCGACTTCGACTCGGTCGAGCGCAGCCACCAGCTGGAGGTGGACCGCCTGCTCGGCCTGGTCGACCAGATCGTCTGGGTGGTCGACCCGCAGAAGTACGGCGACCGGGTCCTGCACCGGGCGTACCTCTCCCAGTTCAGCGCGCACTCCGGCGTCACCATCGTGGTGCTCAACCAGGCCGACCGGCTCAGCCCCGGCGACACCGAGGTGGTGCTCGGCGACCTGACCCGGCTCCTCGAGGAGGACGGGCTCACCGGCACTCCGGTGATCGCCTCCTCGGCCAAGCAACCCGGGATGCTCCGGGAGTTGCGGTCCGCGCTGGAGAGCACGGTGGCCAACCGGCAGGCCGCGCTGCGCCGGCTGGACGCCGACCTGGACGCGGTCGCCGGGGAGCTGGGCGCCATGATCGGGCCGCCGGCCGCCGAGGACGAGGTGGACCGGGCGACCGTCCGGCAGCTGTGCGACTCGCTGGCCGAGTCGGCCGGAGTGCCGGGGGTGGCTGACGCGACCGCGGGCGCCTACCGGCACCGGGCCGCGGTGGCGACCGGCTGGCCGCTGGTCCGGGGGCTGCGCCGGCTACGGCCCGACCCGCTGCGCCGGCTGCACCTGGAGCCGGTCAAGACCGATGCGGTGTCCACGGATGTCGTTCCGCGTACCTCGGTGCCGGAGGCCGATGCCGCGCAGAGGTCGGCGGTCGGCCTCTCGGTCCGGGCCGTCGCGGCCCGGGCCGCCGCACCGCTGCCCGAGGTGTGGGCGCCCGCACTAAACACCGCGGCCCGCTCCCGGGCGGCGGACCTGCCGGACGCGCTGGACCGGGCCGTCGCGCAGACCGACCTCGGTATGGAACGGTCACCGGTCTGGTGGCGGGCCGTCGGGATCCTCCAGTGGGTGCTGCTGGCCACCGCGACCGCCGGGCTCGGCTGGCTCGTCCTCGGCTACATCCTGACCGCCCTCGGGCTGCCGGAGTTCGACAATCCCGAGGTCGGCGTGGTTCCGCTGCCCACCCTGCTGCTGCTCGGCGGGATCCTCGGCGGCCTGCTGCTGTGGCTGCTGCTGCGTCCCGTCATCGAAGCCGGCGCACGCCGGGCGCGGCGCCGGGCCGAGCGGCGGCTGCGGGCCGCGGTGACCGACATCGGCCGGGGGTACGTGGTGGCGCCGGTCCGCGAGGTGCTGAACGCGTACGCCCAGGCGAGGGAAGCGCTCGGAGTCGTGCGCGCGGAGTAG
- a CDS encoding ABC transporter yields MTTHGDAVGPSALSAVPAASNEKQQVKAAIEPLDRTGGGQVRQPNLQNVPPAVGRLATALTRLRAALGSVSYPLALPSADEARRVGSALIAQLDDYLLPRLARLDAPLLVVVGGSTGAGKSTLVNSLVQAPVSTAGVLRPTTRSPVLVCHPDDVNWFGRGGLLPGLTRTGESSTASDALQVVATPAIGPGLALLDAPDVDSVVDQNRHLAAQLLAAADLWLFVTTAARYADAVPWELLTTARLRGTVIAMVLDRVPVGAAAEIAAHLGEMLTANDLGSAPLFVLPEIELDQRGLLPDSAIGPMRMWFAQLAGDANARGTVVRQTLDGALGALAPALGGLGEAADDQARASYALDDRVESAYRNALRNAEEGLRDGRMLRGEVLARWQEFVGTGDFLRSLESRVGHLRDRVAAALSGRPAPGRNLRVAMESQLVTLLRGVATDAAEQTYAAWHAHPAGAALLSPELQKASDDLPLRADRMIRDWQQWVLDLVRREASNKRAVARGAAYAVNGAGLAVMIAVFTSTALIPTGLEVAAGAGSAVAGQKVLEAIFGDQAIRTLAARARTELMTRFEELLAGEAARFGERTAAARHETSNGALLRQIAVEVEKARKELALTGSGS; encoded by the coding sequence GTGACGACGCACGGAGACGCGGTCGGTCCGTCGGCCCTTTCCGCCGTCCCCGCCGCATCGAATGAGAAACAGCAGGTCAAAGCGGCCATAGAACCACTCGATCGTACGGGGGGTGGCCAGGTCCGGCAGCCGAACCTGCAAAACGTGCCGCCCGCGGTGGGACGGCTCGCGACCGCGCTCACCCGATTGCGGGCAGCCCTCGGCTCGGTCTCGTACCCCCTGGCGCTGCCCTCCGCGGACGAGGCCCGGCGGGTCGGCTCGGCCCTGATCGCCCAGCTCGACGACTACCTGTTGCCCCGGCTGGCCCGGCTCGACGCGCCCCTGCTGGTGGTCGTCGGCGGCTCCACCGGGGCGGGCAAGTCGACCCTGGTGAACAGCCTGGTCCAGGCGCCCGTGAGCACGGCCGGGGTGCTGCGGCCGACCACCCGCTCACCGGTTCTGGTGTGCCATCCGGACGATGTGAACTGGTTCGGCCGTGGTGGGCTGCTGCCCGGCCTGACACGTACCGGCGAGTCGAGCACGGCATCCGACGCTTTGCAGGTGGTGGCCACCCCGGCGATCGGGCCCGGCCTGGCCCTGCTCGACGCGCCGGACGTCGACTCGGTGGTCGACCAAAACCGCCACCTCGCCGCTCAACTGCTGGCCGCCGCGGACCTGTGGCTCTTCGTCACCACCGCGGCCCGGTACGCCGACGCCGTCCCGTGGGAGCTGCTCACCACCGCCCGGCTCCGCGGCACGGTGATCGCCATGGTCCTGGACCGGGTGCCGGTCGGCGCGGCCGCCGAGATCGCCGCCCACCTGGGGGAGATGCTCACCGCCAACGACCTGGGCTCCGCGCCGTTGTTCGTGCTGCCGGAGATCGAGCTGGACCAGCGCGGCCTGCTGCCGGACTCGGCGATCGGCCCGATGCGGATGTGGTTCGCCCAGCTGGCGGGGGACGCCAACGCCCGGGGCACGGTGGTCCGGCAGACCCTCGACGGCGCGCTCGGCGCCCTGGCCCCGGCACTCGGCGGGCTCGGCGAGGCGGCCGACGACCAGGCCCGGGCGTCGTACGCGCTGGACGACCGGGTGGAGTCCGCCTACCGCAACGCACTGCGTAACGCCGAGGAGGGGCTGCGCGACGGCCGGATGCTCCGTGGCGAGGTGCTGGCCCGCTGGCAGGAGTTCGTCGGCACCGGCGACTTCCTGCGCAGCCTCGAGTCACGGGTCGGGCACCTGCGCGACCGGGTCGCCGCAGCCCTCAGCGGACGGCCGGCACCCGGGCGCAACCTGCGGGTGGCCATGGAGTCCCAACTGGTGACCCTGCTGCGCGGGGTGGCCACCGACGCGGCCGAGCAGACGTACGCCGCCTGGCACGCGCACCCGGCCGGCGCCGCCCTGCTCTCGCCCGAGCTGCAGAAAGCCTCGGACGACCTGCCGCTGCGCGCCGACCGCATGATCCGGGACTGGCAGCAGTGGGTCCTCGATCTGGTCCGCCGGGAGGCGTCGAACAAGCGGGCGGTGGCCCGCGGCGCGGCGTACGCGGTGAACGGCGCCGGGCTGGCTGTCATGATCGCGGTGTTCACGTCGACCGCCCTCATCCCGACCGGGCTGGAGGTGGCTGCCGGCGCCGGCAGCGCGGTCGCCGGGCAGAAGGTGCTCGAAGCGATCTTCGGCGACCAGGCCATCCGTACGCTGGCGGCACGCGCCCGTACCGAATTGATGACCCGGTTCGAGGAGCTGCTCGCCGGCGAGGCCGCCCGGTTCGGCGAGCGAACCGCGGCGGCACGCCACGAGACGTCGAACGGCGCCCTGCTGCGCCAGATCGCCGTCGAGGTGGAGAAAGCCAGGAAGGAACTAGCGTTGACCGGGTCCGGGTCATGA